The following coding sequences lie in one Lysobacter capsici genomic window:
- a CDS encoding NAD(P)H-dependent oxidoreductase has protein sequence MLASIIVANPSPTSLSHAMAQVARDVLSGHGYRVAFHDLYAEQFNPVQPTGESGNVGSSDPLVERHCEELARADLIAIFHPNWWGQPPAILKGWIDRVFRLDTAYAYPPGVSYEGVPVGLLKARHALVFNTSNTPADREMAAFGDPLEAIWARCVFGLCGVDSVIRRMYGPVSGSDAVQRALWLDEVGAVVAAAARREAA, from the coding sequence ATGCTCGCATCCATCATCGTCGCCAACCCGAGTCCGACCAGCCTGAGCCACGCGATGGCGCAGGTCGCGCGGGACGTATTGAGCGGGCATGGCTATCGGGTCGCCTTCCACGACCTGTACGCCGAGCAATTCAATCCGGTGCAGCCCACCGGTGAAAGCGGCAATGTGGGTTCGAGCGATCCGCTGGTGGAACGGCATTGCGAGGAACTGGCGCGCGCCGACTTGATCGCGATCTTTCACCCGAACTGGTGGGGCCAGCCGCCGGCGATTCTCAAGGGCTGGATCGACCGGGTGTTCCGCCTGGATACGGCGTATGCCTATCCGCCCGGCGTGTCCTACGAGGGCGTGCCGGTGGGCCTGCTGAAGGCGCGGCATGCGCTGGTGTTCAATACCTCCAACACGCCGGCCGATCGCGAAATGGCGGCGTTCGGCGATCCGCTCGAGGCGATCTGGGCGCGTTGCGTGTTCGGACTGTGCGGCGTGGACAGCGTGATCCGGCGCATGTACGGCCCGGTGTCGGGCAGCGACGCGGTGCAGCGCGCGCTGTGGCTGGACGAAGTCGGGGCCGTCGTTGCCGCCGCGGCGCGACGTGAGGCGGCATAG
- a CDS encoding isoaspartyl peptidase/L-asparaginase family protein → MASAAVAQAAESAAATAAPATQPVLVIHGGAGVVRAGMSAQDERDARAALEQALRAGHKQLAAGKPAIDAVTAAITVLEDAPMFNAGRGAVFTHDGKNELDAAVMDGAGLRAGSVAGVHRVKNPILLARAVMEKSRHVMMVGDGAEAFAKENDVTLVDPSYFRTEKRWQQLQQALKEEAAGQAHANLETAKHFGTVGAVALDTQGHLAAGTSTGGMTNKRYGRVGDAPIIGAGTYASTHCAVSGTGWGEFYIRAVAAHEICARMQYAGQSAREAGEGVINRDIPKAGGDGGAIVLGADGRFALPFNTEGMYRGWIGADGKPHVALFKDDVLAEPETAARK, encoded by the coding sequence ATGGCCTCGGCCGCCGTGGCCCAGGCCGCCGAATCCGCCGCCGCAACCGCCGCGCCGGCGACGCAACCGGTGCTGGTGATCCACGGCGGCGCCGGCGTGGTCCGCGCCGGCATGAGCGCGCAGGACGAACGCGATGCGCGCGCCGCGCTCGAACAGGCGCTGCGCGCCGGCCACAAGCAACTGGCCGCGGGCAAGCCGGCGATCGACGCGGTCACCGCCGCGATCACCGTGCTCGAGGACGCGCCGATGTTCAACGCCGGTCGCGGCGCGGTGTTCACCCACGACGGCAAGAACGAACTCGATGCGGCGGTGATGGACGGCGCCGGCCTGCGCGCCGGTTCGGTCGCCGGCGTGCACCGGGTCAAGAACCCGATCCTGCTCGCGCGCGCGGTGATGGAAAAATCCAGGCACGTGATGATGGTCGGCGACGGCGCGGAAGCCTTCGCCAAGGAAAACGACGTGACCCTGGTCGACCCGTCGTATTTCCGCACCGAGAAACGCTGGCAGCAATTGCAGCAGGCGCTCAAGGAAGAAGCCGCCGGCCAGGCCCACGCCAACCTGGAAACCGCCAAGCACTTCGGCACCGTCGGCGCGGTCGCGCTCGACACGCAGGGACACCTCGCCGCGGGCACCTCGACCGGCGGCATGACCAACAAGCGCTACGGCCGCGTCGGCGACGCGCCGATCATCGGCGCCGGCACCTACGCCAGCACGCATTGCGCGGTATCGGGCACCGGCTGGGGCGAGTTCTACATCCGCGCGGTCGCCGCGCACGAGATCTGCGCGCGCATGCAATACGCCGGCCAGAGCGCGCGCGAAGCCGGCGAAGGCGTGATCAACCGCGACATCCCGAAGGCCGGCGGCGACGGCGGCGCGATCGTGCTCGGCGCCGACGGCCGTTTCGCCCTGCCGTTCAACACTGAGGGCATGTACCGCGGCTGGATCGGCGCGGACGGCAAGCCGCATGTGGCCTTGTTCAAGGACGATGTGCTGGCCGAGCCCGAGACGGCTGCCCGGAAATAA
- a CDS encoding cyanophycinase — MRSSSKAPNTSPAMPAPTVRSAGPRLPHAAFKQAMAKALLSALLVGIGSAVSAQETAPAPSAASAQREGYRYYQIGDLSAPRPASTQAGMMLVGGGDWPREAFEWMIQRAGHGRIVILRASGSVEAQNEFFHDIGGITAAQTLVFDDRRAASDPQVLAIVRAADGIFIAGGDQSKYVRYWKDTPLARALDAHVRAGKPIGGTSAGLAILGGYAYGAMDGGSLVSQAALHDPTGPQLTLVDDFLHMPYLRQVITDSHFGKRDRLGRLIAFVARLSNEHARDDLVGLGVDEYTALCIDARGHGTVFSGNGGHVWLVRPRQSAQVYAPGQPLSIREVPVIGLGTGSRLRLSDFKVEQPAFHELYDVESGQLIRREPAA; from the coding sequence ATGCGCAGTTCGTCGAAAGCACCCAACACCTCGCCGGCGATGCCGGCGCCGACCGTGCGATCGGCGGGGCCGCGCTTGCCGCACGCCGCGTTCAAGCAGGCGATGGCGAAGGCCTTGTTGTCCGCCTTGCTCGTCGGCATCGGCTCGGCCGTGAGTGCGCAGGAAACAGCGCCCGCGCCATCGGCTGCATCCGCGCAGCGCGAAGGCTATCGCTACTACCAGATCGGCGACTTGTCCGCGCCGCGGCCGGCCTCGACCCAGGCCGGGATGATGCTGGTCGGCGGCGGCGACTGGCCGCGCGAGGCGTTCGAATGGATGATCCAGCGCGCCGGCCACGGCCGCATCGTGATCCTGCGCGCGTCCGGCTCGGTCGAGGCGCAGAACGAATTCTTCCACGACATCGGCGGCATCACCGCCGCGCAGACGTTGGTGTTCGACGACCGTCGCGCCGCCAGCGATCCGCAGGTGCTGGCGATCGTGCGCGCGGCCGACGGCATCTTCATCGCCGGCGGCGATCAGTCCAAGTACGTGCGCTACTGGAAAGACACGCCGCTCGCGCGCGCGCTCGACGCGCACGTGCGCGCCGGCAAACCGATCGGCGGCACCAGCGCCGGCCTGGCCATTCTCGGCGGCTATGCGTATGGCGCGATGGACGGCGGCAGCCTGGTCTCGCAAGCGGCGTTGCACGATCCCACCGGCCCGCAGCTGACCTTGGTCGACGATTTCCTGCACATGCCGTACCTGCGCCAGGTCATCACCGACAGCCATTTCGGCAAGCGCGATCGGCTCGGGCGGCTGATCGCGTTCGTCGCGCGCCTGTCGAACGAACACGCGCGCGACGACTTGGTCGGCCTGGGCGTGGACGAATACACCGCGCTGTGCATCGACGCGCGCGGCCACGGCACCGTGTTCAGCGGCAACGGCGGGCATGTTTGGCTGGTGCGGCCGCGCCAGTCGGCGCAGGTGTATGCGCCGGGCCAGCCGTTGAGCATTCGCGAGGTGCCGGTGATCGGCCTGGGCACCGGCAGCCGCCTGCGCCTGAGCGATTTCAAGGTCGAGCAGCCCGCGTTCCACGAGCTTTATGATGTCGAATCCGGGCAGCTGATCCGCCGCGAACCCGCGGCCTGA
- a CDS encoding RNA polymerase sigma factor translates to MDTALDAWFADEILVHEAALVHYLRRVWAHVDDVHDLRQEIYVRVYEAAGRARPHQPKSFLFATARHLMTDRLRRGRVVSIEPVGDFESLNVLVDEVTPERRLGARQNLRRLADAFDLLPGRCREVVWLRRVEELPQKEVAARMGITEKTVEKQVAKGMRLLAEHYYGATQSLADDAHDADRNREHGRKQTD, encoded by the coding sequence ATGGACACCGCCCTCGACGCCTGGTTCGCCGACGAAATCCTGGTGCATGAAGCCGCGCTGGTGCATTACCTGCGCCGGGTCTGGGCGCATGTCGACGATGTCCACGACCTGCGCCAGGAAATCTACGTGCGCGTCTACGAGGCCGCCGGCCGGGCGCGCCCGCACCAGCCCAAGTCGTTCCTGTTCGCGACCGCGCGGCATCTGATGACCGACCGGCTGCGCCGCGGCCGGGTGGTGTCGATCGAGCCGGTGGGTGATTTCGAGTCCTTGAACGTCTTGGTAGATGAGGTGACGCCCGAACGCCGGCTCGGCGCGCGGCAGAACCTCAGACGCCTGGCCGACGCCTTCGACCTGCTGCCCGGCCGCTGCCGGGAAGTGGTGTGGCTGCGCCGGGTCGAGGAGCTGCCGCAGAAGGAGGTGGCCGCGCGCATGGGCATCACCGAGAAGACCGTGGAAAAACAGGTCGCCAAGGGGATGCGTCTGCTGGCGGAGCACTACTACGGCGCAACGCAGTCGCTCGCCGACGATGCGCACGACGCCGACAGGAATCGCGAACATGGCAGGAAGCAGACAGATTGA
- a CDS encoding FecR family protein, protein MAGSRQIERAAAAWLARRDGGDWSPGDQADFDAWLAQSTAHRVAWLRLQAAWNQSDRLKALAAGVPPGEVPARGAWSASPYAPRGEAQARRQEDQANADQPDRDEDASAVAAPQPNAAPVTAIATASPIGPKFAPRAVLRRPRAARYAAVAAIAVMAMSLLWGWQRYGVVEHRSYRTAMGALDTIGLADGSRATLSSDSRIEVALSRAQRHVALEHGEAFFDVAKDPGRPFAVDAGARRVIAVGTRFSVRRDGPDLRVVVTQGTVRLESEPVDGHTQPTTLLPAGSIALAGANGVLVRSGSVEDAERYVDWRNGYLVFRDTALSAAAAEFNRYNTRRLVIGDAAVGELRVGGNFRWSNAEVFVGLLEQAMPVRAERLPDRIVLHSR, encoded by the coding sequence ATGGCAGGAAGCAGACAGATTGAACGCGCCGCCGCCGCCTGGCTCGCCAGGCGCGACGGCGGCGACTGGTCGCCCGGCGATCAGGCCGACTTCGATGCCTGGCTCGCGCAGTCGACCGCGCATCGGGTCGCGTGGCTGCGCCTGCAGGCGGCCTGGAATCAGAGCGACCGGCTGAAGGCGCTGGCCGCGGGCGTGCCGCCGGGCGAAGTACCGGCGCGCGGCGCCTGGTCGGCGTCGCCGTATGCGCCGCGCGGTGAGGCGCAGGCGAGGCGGCAGGAGGATCAGGCCAATGCGGATCAGCCTGATCGCGATGAAGACGCGAGCGCTGTCGCCGCACCGCAGCCGAATGCGGCGCCTGTAACGGCGATCGCGACCGCGTCGCCGATCGGGCCGAAGTTCGCACCGCGCGCTGTGCTGCGCCGTCCGCGCGCCGCGCGCTACGCGGCGGTGGCCGCGATCGCGGTGATGGCGATGTCGTTGCTATGGGGCTGGCAGCGCTACGGCGTGGTCGAACACCGCTCCTACCGCACCGCGATGGGCGCGCTCGACACGATCGGCCTCGCCGACGGTTCGCGCGCCACCCTGAGCAGCGACAGCCGCATCGAGGTGGCGCTGTCGCGCGCGCAGCGGCACGTGGCGCTGGAACACGGCGAAGCCTTCTTCGATGTCGCCAAGGACCCAGGCCGGCCGTTCGCGGTCGACGCCGGCGCGCGCCGGGTGATCGCGGTCGGTACGCGCTTCTCGGTGCGGCGCGACGGCCCCGACTTGCGCGTGGTGGTGACGCAAGGCACGGTGCGGCTCGAATCCGAACCGGTCGACGGCCACACCCAGCCGACCACGCTGCTGCCGGCCGGCAGCATCGCCCTGGCCGGCGCCAACGGCGTGCTGGTGCGCAGCGGATCGGTCGAGGACGCCGAACGCTATGTCGACTGGCGCAACGGCTACCTGGTGTTCCGCGACACCGCGTTGAGCGCGGCGGCGGCCGAGTTCAACCGCTACAACACCCGCCGCCTGGTGATCGGCGATGCCGCGGTCGGCGAGTTGCGGGTCGGCGGCAACTTCCGCTGGTCCAATGCCGAGGTGTTCGTCGGCCTGCTCGAACAGGCCATGCCGGTGCGCGCCGAGCGCCTGCCGGACCGGATCGTGCTGCACAGCCGCTGA
- a CDS encoding TonB-dependent receptor codes for MVRRLRVLLLSLACTAALSAQAQVAAGAVDIPAGDLVSALDALARQSGVQFVYRADQLKGLRTSGVRGAMPAADALDRLLRGSGYVARRDASGAMVIMQAPKPAPTPPRTPPASGGASPEPASVTELESIQVTGSRIPRAQIEGPAPITVMTAQEIKANGFTSVPDVLRAMTQNGGETQSQQSASGADFSPGAQQVDLRGLGPNHTLVLVNGRRIADFPMPFKGRSNFTDISNIPLGMVERIEILTGSASAIYGSDAISGVVNFILKKQADGTTVDFRMGDSTRGGGESFNLSVSSGYSNERFSAIYGFELQAQNPLWAYERARQDSTKDAPTQSTRAARRAFLRTNFDDEYLDPGAACAGLAQLNGGTTYRASRPGWGADGEDGYYCGSDESIGYGTMISERKGVNAFASLGYRFDNGSEWFADVQMGYHELSMFRDVGNWSYQAPDGNEDGYFFNQATDQVEYWQRQFSPEEMGGLDAGTIRNRQKTLSLTTGFKGRWGEHWDWEAALSHSQYQSTISWPQIVASKANDLFLGPQLGTDDDGLPIFNADPERLYRPLTRAEYDAIAARTVYQPKSRTDTASLTLTNTELFTMPAGAVGFAGTLEVGNQSYNLRPDPLATQYYYYSWRDSDGKGSRDRWAAAGELRLPLLEKLNLSVAGRYDQYRYGGHDIDKFTYSAGLEWRPVESLLLRGSYGTAFRAPDLHYVFSGEGNLESFGADYYRCRTEEPDSDLGDCSYSDENLVVTRRGNRELEPETSTAWTAGLVWSPMANLDFSIDYFNIELRQQVQDLRIDGILQDEANCRLGRRPDGSAVDAASPTCVDALARVGRNDDGDLYSIYINPINIARERTNGIDFNARYRLDTRFGSFRFNGNYSWVREHESQQYSGDPVEDQFAVNSGFDIPRSKASVSLSWDKDRWTATLHGERLGKLPNYDSYNQSYDPDDGGSPWVGATYRYNASVQYRFTDHAQLSLAVTNLFDKLPPKDATYTSYPYYDVSWFDTVGRQVYLQYTHKFGGSAL; via the coding sequence ATGGTGCGTCGTCTGCGCGTGTTGCTGTTGAGTCTGGCCTGTACCGCCGCGCTGTCGGCGCAAGCGCAAGTCGCCGCGGGGGCGGTCGACATTCCGGCCGGCGATCTGGTCTCGGCGCTGGATGCGCTGGCGCGGCAATCGGGGGTGCAGTTCGTCTACCGCGCCGATCAGCTCAAGGGCCTGCGCACTTCGGGCGTGCGCGGCGCGATGCCGGCCGCCGACGCGCTCGACCGCTTGCTGCGCGGCAGCGGTTACGTTGCGCGCCGCGATGCATCGGGGGCGATGGTGATCATGCAGGCGCCGAAGCCTGCGCCCACGCCGCCGCGCACGCCGCCGGCGAGCGGCGGCGCTTCGCCCGAACCGGCTTCGGTGACCGAACTGGAAAGCATCCAGGTCACCGGCTCGCGCATCCCGCGCGCGCAGATCGAAGGCCCGGCGCCGATCACGGTGATGACCGCGCAGGAGATCAAGGCCAACGGCTTCACCAGCGTGCCCGACGTGCTGCGCGCGATGACCCAGAATGGCGGCGAGACCCAGAGCCAGCAATCGGCCAGCGGCGCGGACTTCTCGCCCGGCGCGCAACAGGTCGACCTGCGCGGGCTCGGCCCCAATCACACCCTGGTGCTGGTCAACGGCCGCCGCATCGCCGACTTCCCGATGCCGTTCAAGGGCCGCAGCAATTTCACCGACATCTCCAACATCCCGCTGGGCATGGTCGAGCGGATCGAGATCCTGACCGGCAGCGCCTCGGCGATCTACGGCTCCGATGCGATCTCCGGCGTGGTCAATTTCATCCTCAAGAAACAGGCCGACGGCACCACCGTGGATTTCCGCATGGGCGACAGCACCCGCGGCGGCGGCGAGTCGTTCAACCTCAGCGTGTCCAGCGGCTACAGCAACGAGCGTTTCAGCGCGATCTACGGCTTCGAACTGCAGGCGCAGAACCCGTTGTGGGCGTACGAGCGCGCGCGCCAGGATTCGACCAAGGACGCGCCGACGCAGTCGACCCGCGCGGCGCGGCGCGCGTTCCTGCGCACCAACTTCGACGACGAATACCTCGATCCGGGCGCGGCCTGCGCCGGCCTGGCCCAACTCAACGGCGGCACCACCTACCGCGCTTCGCGGCCGGGCTGGGGCGCCGACGGCGAGGACGGCTATTACTGCGGCAGCGACGAGTCGATCGGCTACGGCACCATGATCAGCGAGCGCAAGGGCGTCAACGCCTTCGCTTCGCTGGGCTATCGCTTCGACAACGGCAGCGAGTGGTTCGCCGACGTGCAGATGGGGTATCACGAGCTGTCGATGTTCCGCGACGTGGGCAACTGGAGCTACCAGGCGCCCGACGGCAACGAAGACGGCTATTTCTTCAATCAGGCCACCGATCAGGTCGAGTACTGGCAGCGCCAGTTTTCGCCCGAGGAAATGGGCGGCCTGGACGCCGGCACGATCCGCAATCGGCAAAAGACCCTGAGCCTGACCACCGGGTTCAAGGGCCGCTGGGGCGAGCACTGGGATTGGGAAGCGGCGTTGAGCCATTCGCAATACCAGTCCACGATCAGCTGGCCGCAGATCGTCGCGTCCAAGGCCAACGATCTGTTCCTCGGCCCGCAACTGGGCACCGACGACGATGGCCTGCCGATCTTCAACGCCGATCCCGAGCGCCTGTATCGCCCGCTGACCCGCGCCGAGTACGACGCGATCGCCGCGCGCACCGTCTACCAGCCCAAGTCGCGCACCGACACCGCGTCGCTGACCCTGACCAACACCGAGCTGTTCACGATGCCGGCCGGCGCGGTCGGTTTCGCCGGCACCCTGGAAGTCGGCAACCAGAGCTACAACCTGCGCCCCGATCCGCTGGCGACCCAGTACTACTACTACAGCTGGCGCGACTCCGACGGCAAAGGCAGCCGCGACCGCTGGGCCGCGGCCGGCGAACTGCGTCTGCCGCTGCTGGAAAAACTCAATCTCAGCGTCGCCGGCCGTTACGACCAATACCGCTACGGCGGCCACGACATCGACAAGTTCACCTACAGCGCCGGCCTGGAATGGCGTCCGGTCGAATCGCTGCTGCTGCGCGGCTCCTACGGCACCGCGTTCCGCGCGCCGGACCTGCACTACGTGTTCTCCGGCGAAGGCAATCTGGAATCGTTCGGCGCCGACTACTACCGCTGCCGCACCGAGGAACCCGATTCGGACCTGGGCGATTGCTCGTACTCCGACGAGAACCTGGTGGTGACCCGGCGCGGCAACCGCGAACTCGAACCCGAGACCAGCACCGCGTGGACCGCGGGCCTGGTCTGGTCGCCGATGGCGAACCTGGATTTCTCGATCGATTACTTCAACATCGAACTGCGCCAGCAGGTCCAGGACCTGCGCATCGACGGCATCCTGCAGGACGAGGCCAACTGCCGGCTGGGCCGGCGCCCGGACGGCAGCGCGGTGGACGCGGCCTCGCCGACCTGCGTCGACGCGCTCGCGCGAGTCGGCCGCAACGACGACGGCGACCTGTACAGCATCTACATCAACCCGATCAACATCGCCCGCGAACGCACCAACGGCATCGACTTCAACGCGCGCTATCGGCTCGATACCCGCTTCGGCAGCTTCCGCTTCAACGGCAACTACAGCTGGGTGCGCGAACACGAAAGCCAGCAGTACAGCGGCGACCCGGTCGAGGATCAGTTCGCGGTCAACAGCGGTTTCGATATTCCGCGCAGCAAGGCCAGCGTCAGCCTGAGCTGGGACAAGGACCGCTGGACCGCGACCTTGCACGGCGAGCGCCTGGGCAAGCTGCCGAACTACGATTCCTACAACCAGTCCTACGATCCCGACGACGGCGGCAGCCCGTGGGTCGGCGCGACCTACCGCTACAACGCCTCGGTGCAGTACCGCTTCACCGACCACGCCCAGTTGTCGCTGGCGGTGACCAACCTGTTCGACAAACTGCCGCCGAAAGACGCGACCTACACCAGTTATCCGTATTACGACGTGTCCTGGTTCGACACCGTCGGCCGGCAGGTGTATCTGCAGTACACCCACAAATTCGGCGGTAGCGCGCTTTAG
- a CDS encoding trans-aconitate 2-methyltransferase, with product MWDPKKYLDFADLRGRPFFDLIARIGAEHPRRVVDLGCGPGNLTRALAQRWPEATLEASDNSPEMVAAARAAGIDAQLVDVRDWTPRPDTDVLISNAVLQWVPEHRELLRRWARELPRGAWMAIQVPGNFDAPSHALTRELAASAAWAAQLADVGLREDDTVDRPRQYAELLAGEDCMVDAWETTYVQRLSGPDAVLEWITGTALRPVRSALNDADWQRFRGELAPMLDRAYPPRGDGTTWFEFRRIFVVARTAG from the coding sequence ATGTGGGACCCCAAGAAATACCTCGATTTCGCCGACCTGCGCGGGCGGCCATTCTTCGATCTGATCGCACGCATCGGCGCCGAGCATCCGCGCCGCGTGGTCGACCTGGGTTGCGGACCCGGCAATCTCACCCGTGCGCTGGCGCAGCGCTGGCCCGAGGCGACGCTGGAAGCGAGCGACAACTCGCCGGAGATGGTCGCGGCGGCGCGCGCGGCGGGCATCGACGCGCAACTGGTCGACGTGCGCGACTGGACGCCGCGGCCCGACACCGACGTGTTGATTTCCAACGCCGTGCTGCAATGGGTGCCGGAGCATCGCGAACTGTTGCGGCGCTGGGCGCGCGAACTGCCGCGAGGCGCTTGGATGGCCATTCAAGTGCCGGGCAATTTCGACGCGCCGTCGCATGCGCTCACCCGCGAGCTCGCGGCTAGCGCGGCGTGGGCGGCGCAGCTGGCCGATGTCGGCCTGCGCGAAGACGACACCGTCGACAGGCCGCGGCAGTACGCCGAACTGCTGGCCGGCGAGGATTGCATGGTCGATGCGTGGGAAACCACGTATGTGCAGCGCCTGTCGGGCCCTGACGCGGTGCTGGAGTGGATCACCGGCACCGCGCTGCGGCCGGTGCGGTCGGCGTTGAACGATGCCGATTGGCAGCGGTTTCGCGGCGAGCTGGCGCCGATGCTCGACCGCGCTTATCCGCCGCGCGGCGATGGGACGACCTGGTTCGAGTTCCGGCGGATCTTCGTGGTTGCGCGTACGGCGGGGTGA
- a CDS encoding NAD(P)-dependent oxidoreductase encodes MTPQIGFIGLGVMGRPMALNLARAGRAPVVWNRSADASTALGEAGATVADSPAQVFEQAQVVIVMLADEVAIDAVLGRGTPRFATHLRDRVLVHMGTTSAEYSQALDADIRAAGGSYVEAPVSGSRVPAEAGRLVAMLAGDEAAVERVRPLLAPMCSQSFVCGAVPNALLMKLSVNLFLITMVTGLAESVHFAQRQGLDLHRLQAILDAGPMASAVSTIKLAKLVDGDYSVQASIADVLKNNRLIAQAARNAGIASPLLDACHALFGETLAQGHGAADMAAVVRAIQARDPG; translated from the coding sequence ATGACCCCACAGATCGGTTTCATCGGCCTGGGCGTAATGGGCCGGCCCATGGCGCTGAACCTCGCCCGCGCCGGCAGGGCGCCGGTGGTGTGGAACCGGTCCGCCGACGCGTCGACGGCGTTGGGCGAAGCCGGCGCAACGGTGGCGGACAGTCCGGCGCAGGTGTTCGAGCAAGCGCAGGTGGTGATCGTGATGCTCGCCGACGAGGTCGCGATCGATGCGGTGCTCGGCCGCGGCACGCCGCGGTTCGCGACGCATCTGCGCGACCGCGTCCTCGTCCACATGGGCACGACCTCGGCCGAGTATTCGCAGGCGCTGGACGCCGATATCCGCGCGGCCGGCGGCAGTTATGTCGAAGCGCCGGTGTCGGGATCGCGGGTGCCTGCCGAAGCCGGCCGACTGGTGGCGATGCTCGCCGGCGACGAGGCCGCGGTGGAGCGGGTGCGGCCCTTGCTCGCGCCGATGTGCAGCCAGAGCTTCGTCTGCGGCGCGGTGCCCAATGCGCTGCTGATGAAGCTGTCGGTGAATCTGTTCCTGATCACGATGGTGACCGGGCTGGCCGAATCGGTGCATTTCGCCCAGCGCCAGGGCCTGGACCTGCATCGGCTGCAGGCCATCCTCGATGCCGGGCCGATGGCCAGCGCGGTGTCGACGATCAAGCTGGCCAAGCTGGTCGACGGCGATTATTCGGTGCAGGCCTCGATCGCGGATGTGCTGAAGAACAATCGCCTGATCGCGCAGGCCGCGCGCAACGCGGGCATCGCTTCGCCCTTGCTCGATGCATGCCACGCCTTGTTCGGCGAAACCCTGGCGCAGGGCCACGGCGCCGCCGACATGGCCGCGGTGGTGCGGGCGATCCAGGCGCGCGACCCGGGTTGA
- a CDS encoding MmcQ/YjbR family DNA-binding protein: MSEHASVPSEILARLNAICLGLPEVHEESAWTGVRWMIGKKNFAHAVRIDRGWPPAYARAAGHDGPRTVLTFRLPTARRAAPKFARAPFFKPSWFADIVGVAIDARTDWDEIADLIVESYCVLAPKKFVALLDRPRA, translated from the coding sequence ATGAGCGAACACGCCAGCGTTCCGAGCGAAATCCTCGCCAGACTCAACGCCATCTGCCTCGGCCTGCCCGAGGTGCACGAAGAATCCGCCTGGACCGGCGTGCGCTGGATGATCGGCAAGAAAAATTTCGCCCACGCCGTGAGGATCGACCGCGGCTGGCCGCCGGCGTACGCGCGGGCGGCCGGCCACGACGGGCCGCGGACGGTGCTGACGTTTCGTTTGCCGACCGCGCGGCGGGCGGCGCCGAAGTTCGCCCGGGCGCCGTTCTTCAAGCCGTCGTGGTTCGCCGACATCGTCGGCGTGGCGATCGATGCGCGCACCGACTGGGACGAGATCGCCGACTTGATCGTCGAAAGCTATTGCGTGCTGGCGCCGAAGAAATTCGTCGCCTTGCTCGACCGCCCGCGCGCCTGA